A window of Armatimonadota bacterium genomic DNA:
GACCTCTGCGCCGCGCTCGAAATGGCTATCGCAGAGCCGCTGGTCTCAAGGACGATGGCCGGTGCAGAAACTTATGGGGTAGGAACAGTAACCGTTTCGGGAGGCGTCTCGGCTAATAGGACGTTGCGATCCCTCATGGCCAGCGCCTGCGAACAGAATGGTTTTGAACTCCTGATGCCCGAGCCGCACTACTGCACCGACAACGCCGCCATGATCGCGCTCGCCGGATGGTATCGCCTGCAAACCCACGGTCCAGACGATTTCGATTTGGATGCCTATGCTTACGGCGATTGGTCGAGTTAGGTAGAATCGCCTGCGTGAGGCTCCGCGAATTCGTTAGCGACCACCTAAACAGCCTTTTCACCGCGCTCAAGGCCTCACAAGCCCCGCCGATCGGAGAGTGTGACGAGGCTCAGTTGAAGGAGTGTCTTCGCAGAGGGCGAGTCCAAACCGGCACAGTCCGATATCGGCCTATGGCCGTGCAATTCGAGTTCATTTTTCAAGACCCATCGCTCGGACCGGCCGTGCTTACGGTAACTGTAGAAACCCCGGAACCGATCGTCTATATGCCAGTGCCCGATTGGGTTCAAGAAGAGGTCTGGCAAGGCGAGGTGGGCGGTACTTTTCGCTTCAGGAGCGAGGCCGAACAGATGATCGAGCAGTTCGCCGCATCGACGCTCAGCACGGATCAGAACGCCGTCTGGTTTGAGGAACGGCAGAGGGCCAAAAGGCGCGAATGACGCTGTACGATTCTAAGTACCGCCTTAAGTTCGAGCAGGGCGAGCTTCCCAACGGTTTGCGCTTTGTGTTTGCGCCCGACGACGGCGCCCCGGTCGCAGCCTCTGTGCTTCTCTATGATGTCGGCGCTCGAAACGAAGACCCGGGCAAGACGGGGTTTGCCCACCTGTTCGAGCATATGATGTTCCAAGGCTCTGCGAACGTGCCGCGCGAGATGCACTTTAAGCATGTAGAGGCGAACGGAGGCGTTTGCAACGCCTTCACCTCCTTTGATGTAACCGTCTACTTTGAATTGATGCCGTCGTCTAAGTTGCCGTTGGCGCTCTGGCTAGAGGCGGATCGGATGCAGTCGCTCGACCTGAGTCAACAGAACTTGGACAATCAGCGGGCTGTTGTCAAGGAGGAGCGCCGCCTAGCGGTAGACAACAAGCCTTACGCCCCTGCCAGAGAGCGACTGCGCGAAATCGCTTACGATTCCTTTGCCAATCAGCATTCGATCATTGGCTACATGGAAGACATCGACCGCGCAAGCCTCAGCGAGTTTCAGGAGTTCTTTCGAACGTATTATGCGCCGAACAATGCGCTGCTTGTGGTAGCGGGAAGCTTTGACCCTCGGGATGCAATGAAGCTGATCGAAGAGCTCTTCGGCGGCGCTTCCAGACGGCCAGACCCGCGGCCGCCCGATGTCAACGAGTCTAATAGGAGCGCCGAGCGCAGAGAGACGATCCATGATCCCTTGGCTAACGTGCCGGGATTGGCCGTCGCATGGAAGGCGCCCGACCGCTCGCATCCCGACGCCGAGGCACTCTCGATGGCGGCAGAGATACTGTTCGGCGGATCGGCCTCACGGATTTATCAGCGTCTTGTCAAAAAGGACGCACTCGCAGTCAGCGTCTCGGGCTATCTGGAGATGCGGCGAGGGCCGAGTTTGTTTCACTTCTTTGCGCTTCATCGTCCAGACGTCGATCCCACCGATATAGAACGCGCGGTTTACGATGAGTTTGCCAACTTCGCCCTCAACGGCCCGAACGATCAGGAGGTCGAGCGGGCACGGGCCAGAGTGCTGGCACAGAGGCTGGGAGGGTTGTCCATTTATGGGTTGCAATCGCCGCTTGGCAAGGCGCTGGCGCTGGGAGAGGCGGGCCTGTTCGATGGCGATCCGGATCAGGCCAATCTGCGGCTAGACCGAGCCCTGACTTTGACGCCGAGCAGCATGAAAGAGGCTGTCGCACGGTGGTTGATCGATGATGGCGAGCGAGCGACGCTGCACATTGGCGCTGGGGAGGGAGGATCGTGAGCGCCTTTCCGACTTCGCCTCCGCCCGACTTAGAATCCAAGGCGTTCGTACTGCCGGAGCCGATCAACATGGCTCTATCGGGCGGCACAAGGCTTAAGTTCGTGCGGAACGAGCAGGCGCCCATGATCATCTTGCGCGTCATCGTCCGCTCTGCGGCAGAGCATTGCGCCGAACCGTTCGGGCTAGCGGCTGCGGTCGCACGGCTGATCGCATCGGGCACTAGCGGCAAGTCGAGCTTTGAGATCGCCGACGAGGCTAATCGATATGGCGGCGGCGTCAGCGCCTCCGCATCGAGCGATTACGCCGTTCTGTCCATTAGTTGTCTCAGCGCCTACTTGGATCCCATGATGAAGTTGGCCGGGGAAGTCCTCAGCAATTCGAATTACCCCGAGAACGAGGTCGAGATCGACCGTGCGAACTTGATCCAAAGGCTGCGCGCGCAACGAGCCGAGCCAGGCTTTCTGGCTGCAGAGAAATATGCCCAAGCAGCCTATCCAGGACATCCTTATAGCATGGTCTCGCCTTCCGAAGAGGACGTCCTCCAATGGACGGCAGAACAGATGCGCGAGGCACGGCAAGCGCTTTTCCGTTCGGGCGCCTCTAATGCGATCATCGTTGCCGTTGGCGATGCAGAGCCTGAGAATCTAAAGGCCGCGATCGAGCGCCATTGGTCAAACTGGTTAGCGAGCACGACAGAACCAGAAGATTTCATCCAACCCATGCTGCCCAACGAATCTGGCGAGATTTGGGTTCAGAGGCCGCGATCCGCTCAGTGCAATCTCAGAATCGGCTGCCGCGCGCCGACGCGCACCGACGACGAGTTCACCCCGCTCAACATAGCAACGGTCGTGCTTGGAGGTTCCGCCAGCTCTCGCCTCTTTCTGAACGTCCGAGAAGATCTCGGCTACGCCTATCACGTTGGCGCCCGTTTGAGCACGCGCCTCAAAGCCGGTTCAATGATCGTCGAGGCCGAAACGGCCCAAGAGAACGTCCGCCATGCTATCCAAGAGATTCATCGCGAAATCAATCGTATGGCAAACGACGGGCCGACCGAACAAGAACTCTCGACCATCAAGGCCTATATGACCGGACAGTTGGCCATGCGCTGGATCACCCAGGGCGGGATCGCCGACACGCTTTTGGTCAGCGAAGCCTTTGGTCTGCCCGACGACTATTGGCAGACGCAACCCGAACGAATTCGGCAGACAACGGCCGAACAAGCCCGCCAAGCCTTTGCCAATCGCCTCGATCTAGATCGCTTAATCACCGTCGGCGTAGGCGAATCGCTGTGAGCGCGGGTAAGATTCACGGTCTTGGAACATTTTCCGCGCAATGCCGGTCAAACCACTCAGGGCAGAGCGAATCCATGCCTGCCTTACCGCTTGCCAGGGGGTATAGCGCTTTGAAAAAGGGATTTACACTGACCGAACTGTTAGTCGTGATCGCCATCATCTCCATCCTCGCGGCGATCATCTTTCCGGTCTTTAGTTCTGTAAGGGAAAACGCTCGACGAACCACCTGCGCTTCCAATCTGAACCAAATCTACGTCGCCTTTGAAACGTACCGCCTGGACTATGGCGGCCAAGCGCCGCCCGCGCTGTTCGGTTACGTCTTGGGCCAAGGCAACAGTTGCGCGGTTCAAGCGCCCAACATGGACCAGCTTCCCAACAACGAGTTTCTGCGCCACTACCTCAAGAACAGCGCGATCTTTCAGTGCCCCAATAATCCAACGAACGATCGGGGTCTGCTGGGCACGGCAGTCTATCCCGCAGGACATGCTTTGGCGGGGCAGACCGTTAGAGAAGACCCCTTTGACAACAGCAGCCCGGTCAAGTGCTTCTATCAAGCCAATTCGTACGACACAGGCCGACGTTTGGACACCAGCCAACTCGAGTTGCGATATACGCTCTTTTGGTCTAACGAGGCCCTCAACGGGGTCGAAAACCAACTGAACGGCGGCACGACCACCTATGGCCTGGGCTATTACGATCCGCCGGTCGGCGGCAAGCCCAGCGATACGCCAAGGCAATTGGGTTATCGTAAGAAAGAGCCTAGCGCTGTGATCACATGGTGCACCCACCATCGAAAGTTCACCAATTCGCAAGTCAACAAAGGCAAGGACGATCTGGTCCTCTTTGCGAGCGGCAACGTTGCTCGATTCGACTCCGCGACCCTGACGGACAATCCTTATAATAGGCGGCCCTAATCGAAGGCAGGATAACCGGCCTAAGAAACCGAAAATAAACTGTGGAACAAAATCGCCTTTCAGAATGTCGAAGAGAGAAAAGCGGCGTCGCGAACGCAGGGCCGATCGCGATGCCGCGCGTCCGTTCGACAAACCGAGAGGCACGGATCAAGAAACTAACTGTGCCGGGGGCAGCAATGAAAAAAGGGTTTACCTTGACAGAACTTTTGGTCGTTGTTTTTATCGTAACCGTGCTCGCGGCCATCATCTTTCCTGTTGCGGCCTCTGTTCGCGAGCGCGCTCGACGAAGCTCCACCCTGTCCAACCTTCAACAGATCTACATCGCCATCCAGCAGTACAAACTGGACGAGCAGGCTTTTCCGCCCGCGCTCTTCAACTACATCGTCGATACTAACGGCGTCGGCTGCGGCAACATTGCGGCGCCCCCCATCGATCATGTGGATACAACGGGGTTCTTAAAGCCCTATCTAAGATCGACCGAGGTGTTCCATTCGCTCAACAGTCCATACGACGATCGGCGCATTTTGACCGAGGTCTACTACCCGCAAGGGCATGCATTGGCGGGTCGCATGGTGCGGGTCGACCCCTTGGATAATTCGAGCCCGCCTCTTTGCTACTACCGTTACGACAGCATGAACATCGGGCACAATCCGGGCGCCAGCCGCTTTGAACTGCGATATAGCCTTTTCTGGAGCAACAGCGCGCTCAATCAAACGGAGAATAGACTCGGAGGCGACCCGAACGGCGCCCAACCGTATGGCGACGGCTTTTGGGACGCGCCGGTCGGCATGAAGCGCACCGACACGCCGCGCCAATTGGGCTACAAAAACCCCGATGACTCCACCGTTATCACCTGGTGCAGTTATCACCGAACTTATAGCGGCGGTACGCCTAACTTGGGCAGAGACGACTTAGCGCTGTTCTTGAACGGCACAGCCAAATCCGTGAGCACGCGGGATGCCGCCGTTAACAGCATAGACATGTTCAACGCGCCTTACAACGTCCGACCGTAAATCGGCCCGAGGACAAGAGGAGATCCGAAAAGATGAAGCATCGAAGCGCAGAACGAGGAACCACGCTGATCGAAATTCTCGTGGTCATCGTCATCTTGCTGGTCGGAATCTTCGCGTTCGTTCGCCTTTTGCCCACTGGCTTCTTCATACTTCAGCAGTCTGGCGAAGCAGGAAACGCAGGACGCTTGGCTCAGAGCGAACTGGAGAGACTAAAGGCCCAGCCCCAGAACTTAGCCTCTGCAATTCTCCCTGTTAAGTTCGAACAGGACGCTCAGGGCAACTGGGGACAGGTCATCGATATGGACGCCGAGCCGGACCGCATGGTTTTCGACGACTCCTATCTGCCCGCCTATTACAGGCAGTACGCGACGGGCGCAAATCGATTTCGAGCCATTCGAGGCGAGCGCGTCAACGTGCCCCTGCCCGGACCGACAAACGTTGGACTGGGCTGCGTCTACATGACTTCGTTCGCGCCCATCGTCGAGGACCCGCCAAGCGCGATCAGCTCCAATCTGTTGCTCTACTCGGATCCGATGCGGCGCAACGTGATGGAGTACGACACCTCTCGATTTCCTCGGTTGAGGCCGTTTGAGTACGGTATCGATTACGACGAGGCCAAAATACTCTTGCGTCCCCGAGCCGACTTCGCCGTATCGTACAAAATCGACTTTGCCTTCTATCAGCAGGTCAACGGAGCGGTTACCGTCGTCTTCTCACAGCAGACGGCTCTCTTAAATCCTACGGGCAATCCGAGAATCACAGCGGTTTGGGGCGATCTGGAGTACAACGGCCAGCCGGTTGCCACCGTCCCAGGCTTTATCGGCATCGTCCCCGATAGCGATGTGGCCGCAAGGCTGTTCGATCGATTGGGCAACTTTACGGCTTGGGCTGCGGACTATCCCTACCAATACAAAGTGGTCAACCACGCCTTGGGACTTGTTATCATGAATCCGGCGGCGTCCGGCTACTACGAGCGGTACGGCAATGGGCTAAGACCCCTCAGAGCCAATGTCGATTACATCGTGCGAGACTGGCGGATTATTCGCGAAGATCGCCAAGTGCCCAACCGCCGCATCGTCAAGCTCACTTTCAGCAATGTCAAGAAGAGCGGCGACCTGCAGAACGACCAGACGACTTACGCCGGCCTAGCCATTACGCCGGACGGCCAACTGATCAGCGGCACCGAGGACGTGCTGATCATCAACACCGAGGACGGCGGCGTGGCCAAGTCGGGCTATCAGGTCGACTATCGAACGGGCGAAGTGCGCTTTGATCAGAACGTCGATTTTGTTCGCGTTCGATTCGATAATAACACTCTTCAAAGGATGTTCGAGCCTTATACGGCAGATCTGAACGCGCAAACGCTTACTCTACGATTTCTTTATCGAGTGGAGAACGACTGGGCGATGTCTGCGCAGAAATCGACCGAGAGTTTTACTCCATCCTATTCGCCCGCGATCAACTTCGATCAGTGTTACATCAGCGACAGTTCGCCGCAACTGTTCTTTAGGCTTTGCGAAGCGGGCAAGACGGTCGTGCTGAGAGAGTATTTCTATCGGGACGACAAGGGCAACATCCATAGGGCGGCCAATGGAATCTTTAAGATCACGAACAATCCCGCCCTCTACCAGACCAACGGCGCCATTCGGCTAGCGCCCCTCGATCTGAGAGA
This region includes:
- a CDS encoding type II secretion system protein, with the protein product MKKGFTLTELLVVVFIVTVLAAIIFPVAASVRERARRSSTLSNLQQIYIAIQQYKLDEQAFPPALFNYIVDTNGVGCGNIAAPPIDHVDTTGFLKPYLRSTEVFHSLNSPYDDRRILTEVYYPQGHALAGRMVRVDPLDNSSPPLCYYRYDSMNIGHNPGASRFELRYSLFWSNSALNQTENRLGGDPNGAQPYGDGFWDAPVGMKRTDTPRQLGYKNPDDSTVITWCSYHRTYSGGTPNLGRDDLALFLNGTAKSVSTRDAAVNSIDMFNAPYNVRP
- a CDS encoding prepilin-type N-terminal cleavage/methylation domain-containing protein; translation: MPALPLARGYSALKKGFTLTELLVVIAIISILAAIIFPVFSSVRENARRTTCASNLNQIYVAFETYRLDYGGQAPPALFGYVLGQGNSCAVQAPNMDQLPNNEFLRHYLKNSAIFQCPNNPTNDRGLLGTAVYPAGHALAGQTVREDPFDNSSPVKCFYQANSYDTGRRLDTSQLELRYTLFWSNEALNGVENQLNGGTTTYGLGYYDPPVGGKPSDTPRQLGYRKKEPSAVITWCTHHRKFTNSQVNKGKDDLVLFASGNVARFDSATLTDNPYNRRP
- a CDS encoding insulinase family protein, with the protein product MTLYDSKYRLKFEQGELPNGLRFVFAPDDGAPVAASVLLYDVGARNEDPGKTGFAHLFEHMMFQGSANVPREMHFKHVEANGGVCNAFTSFDVTVYFELMPSSKLPLALWLEADRMQSLDLSQQNLDNQRAVVKEERRLAVDNKPYAPARERLREIAYDSFANQHSIIGYMEDIDRASLSEFQEFFRTYYAPNNALLVVAGSFDPRDAMKLIEELFGGASRRPDPRPPDVNESNRSAERRETIHDPLANVPGLAVAWKAPDRSHPDAEALSMAAEILFGGSASRIYQRLVKKDALAVSVSGYLEMRRGPSLFHFFALHRPDVDPTDIERAVYDEFANFALNGPNDQEVERARARVLAQRLGGLSIYGLQSPLGKALALGEAGLFDGDPDQANLRLDRALTLTPSSMKEAVARWLIDDGERATLHIGAGEGGS
- a CDS encoding insulinase family protein, which gives rise to MSAFPTSPPPDLESKAFVLPEPINMALSGGTRLKFVRNEQAPMIILRVIVRSAAEHCAEPFGLAAAVARLIASGTSGKSSFEIADEANRYGGGVSASASSDYAVLSISCLSAYLDPMMKLAGEVLSNSNYPENEVEIDRANLIQRLRAQRAEPGFLAAEKYAQAAYPGHPYSMVSPSEEDVLQWTAEQMREARQALFRSGASNAIIVAVGDAEPENLKAAIERHWSNWLASTTEPEDFIQPMLPNESGEIWVQRPRSAQCNLRIGCRAPTRTDDEFTPLNIATVVLGGSASSRLFLNVREDLGYAYHVGARLSTRLKAGSMIVEAETAQENVRHAIQEIHREINRMANDGPTEQELSTIKAYMTGQLAMRWITQGGIADTLLVSEAFGLPDDYWQTQPERIRQTTAEQARQAFANRLDLDRLITVGVGESL